Within Primulina tabacum isolate GXHZ01 chromosome 5, ASM2559414v2, whole genome shotgun sequence, the genomic segment catAAATTTTagtccaaatttttttttcaagttttttAGAGCATAATATGTAAACTTTTTTACAACTCAAAACTTTCCTCTATTACAATGATTAATCTTCCTCCAATGAAAGATCTGTGTACATTAACAGAACTCTAATTTTTTAAGTTTCTTTCTAAAATAACAAACACTATACACTGGCGTCAAAACTTTGTTAGCTAGTTCATTTACAAGATTCATACATATTAATAACTTTGACTATGGTAAATATTGGCTTAGACATTGTTTCAAGTTCTGGAAAGTAACCGGCTTCGACACAAATGAATCCATACCATTCGCAAAACACTCGTTGCCACTCTCTGATAATGCATTTGCAGTCATCTGCAAAAGAACAACAGTCAAATTTCTAAGAGAACGACTCGAACCCAATTGAGGATGTTCAAAAATTGTTTTTCCTGGCATGTAAGATGACTTGATACCGAGGTAACTTTGCGTTAAATGATGCAAAAAATATAGCAGTTGCTGGGGCTAAGAGAAGTCTGAGTGCTTACCGCAATGATAGGGAtcctttttcttgatttttctaGTCGAGAATTTGGTGAAGAATGTGGTGGTGGCGACTGTAGATCGATTCCTGCCTTCAATGCATCTTCCCAACTCCCAGTCTCCTCGAAAGATCGGATCAATCTTGTAGCTTGAAGACCATCCATCACAGGCATGCATACATCCTGCATAAAATATTCACATTTTTCGGTGTCTTAGCATAAAACATTTTTTGTAGCCTCTTTTTCTGATCCTTAAAAGCTCAACTTTATCCTGAGATAAAAGTAACAGTAGTATTTATAATTTAACAATATTTTGTTCATACCATTAGAATCAGATCAAAATCTTGCTGTTGAACCGCACGAACAGCTTCCGCACCGTTGTTTACCACATCAATGCTGTGGCCCAACTGCTTCATCATCGACTTTGTTACGATCACATTGATCTTGTTGTCCTCAACAAGAAGAATCTTTGGTTTCACCTCAGATTTCAGAATTTCTCGAGCCGGTGCCTGATTTGTTTCCGAGTGAACACTAGTCTCCAAGACTTCACCTGTATGCTTTTGTATTCTATCATTCATTTTACTGCTACCCTCTTCATATGCTGCAGCCGAATTTGCATTACCCAAACCCAAGTTCTGACCTAAGCTAACATGGAGTTCAGATATATTCTGCGCTGAAGAGGTATCTTCTTCCGAACTGGTCTCTTTATATGTAATGTTACTAGAAGGGGACAAGGAATCCTCGAACAGTCCATTACACTTAGACGAGGCATTAAATACAAAACCATTTGTTGTGAGCTTTTGAATCCTTCCAGAACTTTGGGATGAAAATAAAGAACCCAAATTTCTTGGTTGAAACACAAAAATACTTGAACCTGAACCTGAATCATCATCGTCAGCAACATCTTGGTCGTCTAAATCTGATAATTCATCAGGGTCATCTGAACCATCACAAATCGATGAAACTTTGTAAGGTATGATAAAGGTGAATGTTGATCCAAACTGTTCTACGCTGGATACAGTAAGATAACCACCCATGAGCTCAACCTGTTAAACGACAGAATATTTACTGCTTAGAATAACTTTTTTTTGCTTTCTAGTGAACCAAGATGGAAATTTTTTTGCTAGATTCCCaaaacaaaatatcaaaaactGTTTTGTGAAGTGACATATTTCACAGATTCAGATCATATTACCAGTTGTTTGCATATTGCAAGGCCTAATCCAGTCCCTCCATACTTTCGAGCAGTATCTGAACCAACTTGCATGTATTTCTTGAACAGAGTTGGTATAGCGTTTTCTGTTCCACAAAGGTTGAAAAGAGTTGTAAAATATATCGACATTTACATTCACTAAATGGAATTAATGTTTATTCAAGAAAGTCGGACACCAATTCAAGACATACCAGGTATACCGATCCCTGTGTCATAGACATCGCAACGAATCCATACTACTTTTTCTTCGGTATTGGGGTGaatctcttcatcttcttccaTTGAAACCGAAAGTTTTACTGGTCCACCGGGATTACCACTTAGTTTACTGTCTCGATGCATGTCTTCAGAATCCACACGCCCGCATTTATTGTCATTTTGATCTCCTTTTCCCCAAGATGTAGATGAATCATTCCTAGTTCTTTCTGTGACAGTCATTTGATTTGAAGAAATCTTCTGAGAGTCCTGTTTGATTACATTCTGCGGCTCAGTGACCACGCAAAGGTTGATTCCAACCTTGCCTTCATGAGTGAACTTGATGGCATTGCTGTTAAAGATTAAACATTGGCAATCTTTTACAACATAATTTGACTTTATAGAACATATTTAGAATCTAATGAAAGTTTCGAGCTTTAATTACCTAACCAAGTTTGTTAGAATCTGGCGAATCCTTAGTACGTCTCCAATAACCTAAATTTCAAGAGTTCTCTCATTACTACCTACAACCAAATAGGCCTGCCCATTCTCGACAAGCTTCAAGAGAAGAGGATCCATTACCTCGACAGGAACATCATCGGCTACATTTCCTTCCAAGGTTAATATTTTCTGTATTGACGCTGCTGCTGTTTGGAGTACATGCTTTACTACCTCTCGTGGTCTAAACTTTGTAGCTTCCAATTTCATAACtcctaaaaaaaatgaaatcagTTTTTTAAACACAGATTGATTTATTCGAATTTCAACATATCTTAGTAAGATTTGATAAGAAAAGGTACAAAGTCAGACCTGATTCGACCTTGGAAAGATCGAGGATGTCATTTATTAGTTGAAGAACTAAATCACCAGAAGATCGCATTACTTTCACCATCTGTCGCTGTTCTTTCTCGAGTTTAGTCGAGGAAAGAATCTCCGCCATGCTAACGACTCCAGATAGTGGAGATCTTATCTCATGAGACATGGTTGCTAGCATTTGTTTTGCACGCATCGATTCCTCTGTGACATTAATAGAAAGGAGAAATGAGAGTCGAGTTTAAACTATAAATGAAACGAATTTGTGTAAATAGTATGAATTTCACTTACCCGTAATGTGTATTGTTTTGTTGAGTTCTGTCTCTTTCGCTTTTTGCACAGCCATTTCCTCTCTAAGCTTCCCAATCTTCTCCCTTTTCCTCACCTGTGGCACAATCACAACCACAAGAGTAAGAAACAGAAGTTATAGGATCAAGCGCTTGCACTACACCAAAAGCTacattaaatgataatattgcAACTCGAATTCTTTAAACAACGCAACAATTTATGCACCGTGTTTCAAACTCTATGCACACGATAGCCTCGTGATTCCGGGCGACCGTCGCAACCCAAGGGAAACTGCTATTGTTACAAAATGacactaacatttaaaataagtaTTATTTCCCCTTTATAATCAGCAATGAGCAGCCCTCTAATCATGATGTGGTGTATTGTAAAGGTTGTTTGGAGGTTAAACTAGACTGCACATCTCGAATATTCAGAAAGTGGAATTACCTGATCAGTTACTTCCATTCCCATATAATTTACACCAATTGTATCTCCAGCTTTACTGAAAACAGGTTCAACATAAATTAAAAACGTCTTCGAACCAAACAGCTCTGTCTCAAAGGTGATTTCCCTTTTTGCTGGCAATCCTCTTTCAAGAACTTCTCTTTTGAAATCTTGAGATTCCTTTACACCGTCGCCGCTGAAGATCTCCACATCCGTTTTTCCTATTATGTCCTATAAAAACAGCCAAAAAATGATAATAACTAAATGATCAATTTCTTGAATAGACATTATGAAATCAGGGATAGTCACCTCCTCACGCAAACTTGGGAAATGGTTAAAGATGAATCGGTATCGCAGTTCTTTATCCTGTAAATACATATTTGATTAAAAACCAAAATGATGATTTGCATTAAATGTGAGATGAGTAAAAGACGTGGACCATTTCTTGAAAGCGAATGAATAGTTAAGTGTTTTAATCTGAACTCACAAAAACAAGACAGAGTAAGGCTGTTACACAAATTTATACAAAAAGCATACTTGGTGTCCAATCACAACTGGTGCATTTTGGAGGACAAAATGCAAGAAATTGTCAGCTCTCGCCAAAACCTGGGATAATTCCGCAACGGGAGAGGATTGCCTTTCAAGATTTTCGATACTTTCCTGAAGTTTTTCAAGTAATACCTGCTCTCTTCGAACACTAGCCTCCAGAAGCTTCTCCAAACTCATGGCACGTTGTTTCCAATAACTTATACTGTCATATTCAGCATCTAATTCAACTCTCTCATCTCGGAAAATAATAGCATTCTTTCTCTGAGGAGAATGTTGATATAAATATGTCAAATTTTCATCAAGGATAGAAATGGGGCGCTTATCGCCACCAAATCCATCTCGCTCAAACCGATGCTCCTCCAATATCTCCAACTTCTTGAGTTCAACTTCTTGCTGTTGTTTGCTAAGGTTGTCAAGCTCCTCTCTGAGAAGGCGCACCGCATTAGCCTGCTTATATTCCCAGTTCTTAACTAAATTTGCCAATTGCCAGTTACCCTTGTCACTATAATTTGTTAGCTCCATAAGGCGCTTAAAATCGACTATGTTTGGTTCCTTGTTTATTACAACCTCTTCCAGCATATCTTGATCTGCTCCTGGCCTTTCAACATTAAATTGCCTTCCAGCTTCATTCATGTCTTCTGGCCACATGGAAGATAGGACAATTTCCGTGTCTTCCGATTGATCAATCTCCATGTCACAACCCATTTTCAAGTTCAGCTTGATAAATCTAAGGGACGACTTCTACTATCGATCTGACTATGAATTCAACTCATAAAGGCTGATTCTTGCCACAGCGTGATGTTTTGATGTCCTAAACATTGCAAACAAATCCATTTCTGATGGTTCAACTTAAAGTTGTGTaggaaaataaaagtaaaaactAGACTAAAAAACAATGGAAAAAAACCATCACTTATCGATGATAGCAGTAATGAGGAACAATATTCGATAAATTAATCAAGAAACAATATCTTCCAATGCCTTTGAACAAAATCCACCCGTGAAAcaaatagaaaagaaaaaaattgtcaTGTTTGGTCAAAAATCCACCCTCCACTCCCTACAAAGTTCGATCACGAATTTTCACAATACCTAAGCTATGAACTTCTATACCAAAAATCAAGAGAATACAATTgatttacaaaaataaaagatttgaCTTCCATTAGAataaaatgaaatgaacataATTAACCATTAATCAAAGTTGTTTATTTCTTTTCTGATTCATCCCCGTTCATAGTTGACTTTGATTCCAGCAAATAAAACCAAACATGCTATAAATATGAATGTCATCAAGTTCAAATGTTCAACAAAAAAATCTCGGTTCATTCCCCAGGCAACGAAAATGGAAAACACTAGAAACTTGAAGTCAGAGGTTCGTATCACAGATTCAACGAGCTTCTCTATTAAAACATAGCAGTGATAAGATAATGGAGAATAACACGCATTGCCAATCGAAATAAAGATTAAAAAGCATGAAGCcatgcaaaaaaaataaaaaatcaaactgACCTGAAAAGCTGACCTTTGATGATTCCAATAACTATTTGATATTCACTTCTCTACTTGATGAAGAACGAAAGCTTAAGTTCATTAATGTCCCAAAACTTTTCACTGTAGATCTGAAAGAATCTCTAAGAGTTGCTGagacaaagaaaaaaaaataccaaTGGGCCAAGTTTTTTGAGCGAATAGAAAATGTATTTGAGGTAAGAGGACTCAGATGAATACATGTGCCGTCGAAAataaagaaaaacgaaaaaacCCATACAAAAATGGGAACTTTGTGTGCGACAGAAAGAGATAATAGTAAGATATTCAAAAATCCATGTGCATTTGAGGTGAAGAATATTGCAAGAAAGTGGTTGCTTACCCCTTCTTCAACTTTGTACTTCTCTCTCACGCATAAACATACAGACATTAACGTGCTTACCGTGTGTAATTTTTCCTGGTTCTATTCATGGTACGCATTGATGGTGAAATGGGGCGACTTTGTAAATCTTTTTttgtgtacatatatatatttatatattattggGGTGTGTACATAAATACATATACTTACACACATATCCCTATACATGAAATGATTCTATTAATCAACACAAGGTATGTGTTTCTACGAATCTGTagtgtgtgtgagagagagaTGTTTTCTAAATGAATAATTCTTCCCCGCCATGTACGAGATGACTATACGACGGCGCGTGTAACAATACGCAGCGCTAAAGATTACGCCTTCTTTTTCTTAGTTTCCggggaaaatattttcaaaacaatatatatttgattttttggAATATTTTTAGAGAAAAAGCGAAATTTATTTATAGTAACAAGGTTGGATAAGGTGTTATCCGGCTATTAATTTAatgttaaaaatttgtgtgagatggtctcacggatcgtattttgtgatatagatctcttatttgagtcatccatgaaaaaatattactttttattgtaaatatcggtaggattgacccgtctcacagataaaaattcctAAGACCGTCTcaaaagagacctactctaatttaataataacaaacGACACATTAGCTATGCGTGTGTAAAATAATGatgattatttatataaataataatcataatCATTAATAGATCGAGTTGATTCATAAAATTTTGctacaattttaaattattatatggaTAACGAAAATACAATTACATTAATTAGTGTAACAAAGTCTAACCACTAAAAAtttcaatctttatatataatattaatatatcgttgaataatttgaatgtttaaaatatattattattataatatgatgtaatataacatatattattatatggatgagccaaattttttatttaaaatgatgattgtGTTGataaatatgaaatatttttttagtgaataaaattaaaatgaggTAACCGAgccatttttttataaaatctgaaaataaagTATTGTTTACAATTGAAACAAGCGTGACCGATTATTTGAAAGATTATATTTCTCGTCCATTCTTCATTGTTCTAAAAAtcattcttttaaaaaaaatcattcatTTTTAATTAGCTGCTATATACAAATTTAAATCCTTAACTTCTAGAGtatgtatcttgtgagacgatctcacgaatttttatctgtaagacgggtcaaccacaccgatattcacaataaaaagtaatatttttagcataaaacgtaatattttttcattgatgacccaaataaaaaatctgtctcacaaaatacgacatgtgagaccgtctcacataaatttgtGCCTAACTCTTTTATCTAATATAAGCATTTATTGATTATTTGGTAATGCTTcattagaaaaagaaaaaaggaaaGGTACAattttttcagatttttggtgGAACTAACTTAAAAAATCTCTGGATAAGCTAATTCCAATTTTATGTAAAGCAACAGCAATATAATATATGCTATCAATATCTCTTTactataatattaaatttaagacacttagaataattaatttcgatatcatgaaatgttttttgataaaacaaattatcatttttctcaaattacaaaatattatattttttttaaatacaaatttaataaaacttattttaatatatttgcaTCTTGTGTATATCTACAATTTTctaataaaatattgttttatatgtatctatattttttatttttaaattaaataattataacaCTGATGACACAAAAAAATAGACCctgaaaactattattttttgtcaaaaatattagGTATAGACCGGGTTGACTTGTATCATATATAAATATCCGTGAAGagtgtctcacaaaatatactcaaaaatttattacaaaaaatgttttttaagttttaaattttaatataatctctgaaattcatcaaaacaaatttatttaacaCCAAATAATTGTAATATATGTAGACACACAGACTACGAAGAGACACTAGTATTATTAAGTTCAAGAACTAAATTTTGTGTCATGTTGAATTTTAATAATACCAAAAATACTCCTCCATAGTTATAAAAttattctatttttatttaataaaaacattgtaaaatttattttattaatttgtatattttcttattaATATCATACGTACTtttcaaaacttttaaaattcttaacatattaaaaattttaaatggttatatcgttcttaatataaaaaattaatataaataaatattaaattaaaaataacaaaaaatattaataggcGCGCAACATGTGCCAAT encodes:
- the LOC142545238 gene encoding histidine kinase 5-like, with the translated sequence MGCDMEIDQSEDTEIVLSSMWPEDMNEAGRQFNVERPGADQDMLEEVVINKEPNIVDFKRLMELTNYSDKGNWQLANLVKNWEYKQANAVRLLREELDNLSKQQQEVELKKLEILEEHRFERDGFGGDKRPISILDENLTYLYQHSPQRKNAIIFRDERVELDAEYDSISYWKQRAMSLEKLLEASVRREQVLLEKLQESIENLERQSSPVAELSQVLARADNFLHFVLQNAPVVIGHQDKELRYRFIFNHFPSLREEDIIGKTDVEIFSGDGVKESQDFKREVLERGLPAKREITFETELFGSKTFLIYVEPVFSKAGDTIGVNYMGMEVTDQVRKREKIGKLREEMAVQKAKETELNKTIHITEESMRAKQMLATMSHEIRSPLSGVVSMAEILSSTKLEKEQRQMVKVMRSSGDLVLQLINDILDLSKVESGVMKLEATKFRPREVVKHVLQTAAASIQKILTLEGNVADDVPVEVIGDVLRIRQILTNLVSNAIKFTHEGKVGINLCVVTEPQNVIKQDSQKISSNQMTVTERTRNDSSTSWGKGDQNDNKCGRVDSEDMHRDSKLSGNPGGPVKLSVSMEEDEEIHPNTEEKVVWIRCDVYDTGIGIPENAIPTLFKKYMQVGSDTARKYGGTGLGLAICKQLVELMGGYLTVSSVEQFGSTFTFIIPYKVSSICDGSDDPDELSDLDDQDVADDDDSGSGSSIFVFQPRNLGSLFSSQSSGRIQKLTTNGFVFNASSKCNGLFEDSLSPSSNITYKETSSEEDTSSAQNISELHVSLGQNLGLGNANSAAAYEEGSSKMNDRIQKHTGEVLETSVHSETNQAPAREILKSEVKPKILLVEDNKINVIVTKSMMKQLGHSIDVVNNGAEAVRAVQQQDFDLILMDVCMPVMDGLQATRLIRSFEETGSWEDALKAGIDLQSPPPHSSPNSRLEKSRKRIPIIAMTANALSESGNECFANGMDSFVSKPVTFQNLKQCLSQYLP